Sequence from the Corallococcus sp. EGB genome:
ACCTGCGCCGCAGCCGGGCCCTGCGCCGCTGCCGGGCCCTGCGCCTCCGCGGACGCCGGAGCCTGGTCTCCCGGCTGCGCGGCGGGGGCCTCCGGCGACGTCGCGGGGGCGGCCTGGGCCGGAACCGGAGCCGGCGTGGAGGCCGGGACGGGGGTGACGACACGCGCGGCGCAGCCGGCGCAGAGCAAGAGGATCAGGAGTGAGGAACGCACCGGGGGCGAGGATGACCCGAGAAGCCCTCGCGACCAAGCGCGGAGCGCGATTTTGACTGCGCGTACGCACCCCTGCCTGCCTGCTCCACCCCTGCCTCAGGCGCTGTGCGTGAAGCCTTCCGCCTCCAGCACCTGCGCGGCCCGGCGCGGCGAGAGCACGTCGAAAGGAAGCCGCCGCCCGCCGCCCATCGACAGCACGCGCTGGTCCTTGCTCACCAGCCACGAAGCCCCGGCGCGAGCCGCCAGCTCCAGGAACTTCTGATCATCCCGGTCCCGGCACGGCGGCAACTCCACCGGAGCGCCCTCCCCTTCAGCGACCCGCACGAGCGCGCCATATGCATCACGCACGGCCTGCTGCGCCTCCGACGCCAGCTTGAAGGACGGATAGGCGAGCACCAGCGCCAGCTCCTTGAGCGTGTGCCGGTCCGCCCATGCCGTCAGCGCTCCCGAATGCAGTGCCTGCTTCAGCGGCTGGGTGAAGACGTCATCAAAGACGAACACATCCAGCACCACATTGGTGTCCAGCACCACGGAACGAATGGCAGGCACAGCGGAAGGCATCTTCACGATGAAGGAACTTTCCGTCACCAACACCGCAGACACAACCCTGCCGTTTCACGCGTCAATCCCAATGCACGGAGGGTCCTTGGCCAAAACCAGCAATCATGGACAAAGATGCATCTCGCCAAACCCCCTCCGTGCTGGCCCCCGCCGGCGAAAGGTCTGTCCATGAAGCCCTCGTCCCGTTCGCTGTGTCTGACGTTGCTGAGCGCCGCCGCCCTGCTGGGCGGCTGTGGAGGCGAGGAGGCGCTCACGCAGGAGGGAGGAGGCGTTGTCGTGCCGCCGGTCCAGACGGAGTCCGCTGGCAACGGGTTGAGCGCGAGCGCCGCGTATTGCGATGACGTGACGACGTGGGACCCGGCGTGGGTGAAGTTCGAGGATGACGTGCTCACGCTCATCAACCAGCGCCGCGCCGCGGGCGCCACCTGTGGCGAGGTGGTGAAGCCGGCGGTGGGCGCGCTCACGAACAACGCCAAGCTTCGCTGCGCGGCGCGCAAGCACTCCAAGGACATGGGCACGAACAACTTCTTCGACCACACGGGCTCCAATGGCTCCACGCCGTGGCAGCGCATGACGTCCGCGGGCTACAGCTACCGGACGGCGGCGGAGAACATCGCCGCGGGCTATGGCTCCGCCCAGGCGGTGGTGGATGGCTGGATGGCCAGCACGGGACACTGCAACAACATCATGAACGGCGCGCTGAAAGAGACGGGCATCGGCTATTACAACGCGCCGTCCAGCACGTACCGCGCCTACTGGACACAGGACTTCGGCACGCCGTAGTCCCCGCCATGGGGTGGAGGGCTATGCTTCACGCACCATGCCCTCCCCCTTCGCCGAGCACTTCCCCGCGCTGCGGTCCGGCTTCAGCTACCTGGACAACGCCGCGGGGGCGCAGGTGCCCACGCACTGCATCGACGCCATCCATCAATTCCTCACGGGTGGAAGCTGCAACGTGGGCCAGCCCTATCCTGCCTCTCGCGTGGCCACCGCGCTCAAGGCCCGCGCGCGCGAAGAGACGGCGGAGTTCCTCCATTGCCGGCCCGACGAGGTGATGCTCGGGCCCAGCGCCACCGCGCTCACCTTCCAGGTGGGCCGGGCGTTCTCGCGCCTCTTCCAGGCAGGCGACGAGGTGGTCCTCTCCGAATTGGAGCACGAATCCAACGCGGCCCCGTGGCGCGCGCTGGAGGCGCAGGGCGTGAAGGTGACGACCTGGCGCGCGAGCTGGCCAGAGGGCCGGCTGGATATCGCGGAGCTGCGGAAGCTCGTCACGCCGCGCACGCGGCTGGTGGCGGTGTCCGCGGCGGCGAACTCCGTGGGCGCAACGCCGGACCTGGCCTCGGCGGCGGAGGTGGCGCGCGGCGTGGGCGCGTGGCTGTTCGTGGACGCGGTGCACTCCAGCCCGCACCACCTGCCGGACGTGCGGGCGTGGGGCGCGGACTTCGCGGTCTTCTCTCCGTACAAGGTCTTTGGTCCGCACCTGGGCTGTCTGTACGTGCGGCGCGAGCTGCTCGCGGGGCTCCCCGCGGACAAGCTGTGGTTCATGCCGGACGACGGTCCGCAGAAGTTCGAACCCGGCACGGCGAACCACGAGGGCTGGGCCGGGTGGCTGGGCTCGCTGCGCTACCTGCGTGACGTGCTGGGCGGTGGCCAGCCGGGGCGCGAGGGATTGGCGCGGGCCTTCCAGCGCATCGCGCAGCTGGAGCAGCCGCTGCTGGAGACCGCGCTGGAGCAGCTGTCCCGGCACCCGCGCGTGCGACTCTACGGCCCCAGGACCTCCGCCGGGCGCGTGGCCACCTTCTGCTTCAACGTCACGGGCCTGGCACCGCGCGCCGTGGCCGAGCACCTGGCGGAGCAGGGCGTGGGCGTCGCGGCGGGGCACTACTACGCGACGATGGCGGCCCAGGCGCTGGGGCTCATGCCCGACGGCGCGGTGCGCGCCTCGCTGCTGCACTACAACACCGCGGAGGACGTGGGGCGGCTGCTCGCGGCGTTGGATTCGCTTCCCTGATGTCGGGGGTCATCGTCCATCGCGGACTCCCGCCGCGGGTCGACTTCAACGCGCGGGCCGCGCCGAACATCCAGGAGAGACCTGGTTTCAACACGGGGGGCGCGATCGCATCCGCGAAACCCTCGCACCTCACGCCTCCACGGGCGGAGGGGGCCGCTGCGCCGTCAGCGTCGCCCCCGCCGACGCCACGCTCACCAACGCGACCGCCAGCCATTGCAGGGGCGTGAGCTGCTCACGCAGGAACACCCAGCCCGCCACCGTGGCCACGCCGGGCTCCAGGCTCATCAGGATGCCGAAGGTGCGGCTGGAGAGCTGGCCCAGCGCCATCATCTCCAGCGTGTACGGCAGCGCGCTGGACAGGAGCGCCACGCCCAGGCCCGCGCCAAAGAGGCCCGGCGTCAGCCGCTCCAGGTGGCCCTCGCGAAGCATGAAGGGCAGCACCGTCAGCATGGCCACCACCATGCCCGCCGCCACGCCCTGCCCTTCCGGCACGCGGCGCGACAGCCTTCCGCCCATCAGGATGTAGAGGGCCCAGCACCCGCCCGCCGTCAGCGCCAGCACCACGCCCAGCGGATCCAACCCGCCGGGCTTCGCCGTCCAGGGCGTGATCAACACGATGCCCGTCGCCGCGAAGAGCACCCAGAGGAAGTCCAACGCCTTGCGGGAGCCCACCACCGCGAGCACGAAGGGCCCCACGAACTCCAGCGTCACCGCGAGCCCCAGCGGGATGCGCGCGATGGCCAGGTAGTACGTGAGGTTC
This genomic interval carries:
- a CDS encoding cysteine desulfurase-like protein; protein product: MPSPFAEHFPALRSGFSYLDNAAGAQVPTHCIDAIHQFLTGGSCNVGQPYPASRVATALKARAREETAEFLHCRPDEVMLGPSATALTFQVGRAFSRLFQAGDEVVLSELEHESNAAPWRALEAQGVKVTTWRASWPEGRLDIAELRKLVTPRTRLVAVSAAANSVGATPDLASAAEVARGVGAWLFVDAVHSSPHHLPDVRAWGADFAVFSPYKVFGPHLGCLYVRRELLAGLPADKLWFMPDDGPQKFEPGTANHEGWAGWLGSLRYLRDVLGGGQPGREGLARAFQRIAQLEQPLLETALEQLSRHPRVRLYGPRTSAGRVATFCFNVTGLAPRAVAEHLAEQGVGVAAGHYYATMAAQALGLMPDGAVRASLLHYNTAEDVGRLLAALDSLP
- a CDS encoding putative toxin-antitoxin system toxin component, PIN family, whose amino-acid sequence is MPAIRSVVLDTNVVLDVFVFDDVFTQPLKQALHSGALTAWADRHTLKELALVLAYPSFKLASEAQQAVRDAYGALVRVAEGEGAPVELPPCRDRDDQKFLELAARAGASWLVSKDQRVLSMGGGRRLPFDVLSPRRAAQVLEAEGFTHSA
- a CDS encoding DMT family transporter, yielding MSEVAGRRVAALPPIPAVLIAVVSVQGGAALAKGLFPAIGAAGAAGLRLVLASAMLMAFFRPPLSRYTRAQWTAIVPYGVALGVMNLTYYLAIARIPLGLAVTLEFVGPFVLAVVGSRKALDFLWVLFAATGIVLITPWTAKPGGLDPLGVVLALTAGGCWALYILMGGRLSRRVPEGQGVAAGMVVAMLTVLPFMLREGHLERLTPGLFGAGLGVALLSSALPYTLEMMALGQLSSRTFGILMSLEPGVATVAGWVFLREQLTPLQWLAVALVSVASAGATLTAQRPPPPVEA
- a CDS encoding CAP domain-containing protein; the protein is MKPSSRSLCLTLLSAAALLGGCGGEEALTQEGGGVVVPPVQTESAGNGLSASAAYCDDVTTWDPAWVKFEDDVLTLINQRRAAGATCGEVVKPAVGALTNNAKLRCAARKHSKDMGTNNFFDHTGSNGSTPWQRMTSAGYSYRTAAENIAAGYGSAQAVVDGWMASTGHCNNIMNGALKETGIGYYNAPSSTYRAYWTQDFGTP